In Candidatus Nanopelagicales bacterium, a single genomic region encodes these proteins:
- a CDS encoding histidine kinase dimerization/phospho-acceptor domain-containing protein — MKLQTRLTITVTLIIAFIAIAIGGFAILRSESVELNRIDSVLVDYSTQLATTQDDPLMLSQFLVEDSPFPITMTYLTPDGDVIQLSDSTHGLQEVPSSEQLSESLTRPISLDAPNPVRMSAAELGDDDYLLVSTSLDPVISNRADQIRLLSLFTLAMMVVGFLVTFVFFRGDRQLANLVTALEQRQKHMQEFLGDASHELRTPLTVIKGYVELLSTNNVSDPAQLERYYARMGTEIDRMESLIRDLLLIAELSEHHLRIQESFNLSTAVQHQITDLEQLESQRPVTHTIEADVSITCAPDLMVRLLANIFSNIRHHTPIDAPINVSLTTAKSNAVLVIEDGGPGLPHEAYSSGIQFFQRFDQSRSRESGGSGLGMSIMRGIVDASGGAIELKPSALGGLAIIVTVPIAAK; from the coding sequence ATGAAGCTCCAAACCCGACTCACCATCACGGTGACGCTCATCATCGCTTTTATTGCCATCGCAATCGGCGGGTTTGCAATCCTGCGTTCTGAATCCGTGGAATTGAATCGCATTGACAGCGTGCTCGTTGACTACTCAACGCAGCTCGCAACTACGCAAGATGATCCACTGATGCTTTCTCAGTTCTTAGTCGAAGACAGCCCGTTTCCCATCACGATGACTTACCTCACCCCCGATGGCGATGTCATTCAACTTTCTGACAGTACTCATGGCTTACAGGAAGTTCCATCGTCAGAACAGCTGTCAGAATCGCTCACCCGCCCCATTTCCTTGGATGCACCTAATCCGGTTCGCATGAGTGCTGCGGAACTTGGCGATGATGATTACCTATTGGTATCAACATCTCTTGACCCAGTGATCTCAAATCGTGCTGACCAAATCAGGCTGCTTTCACTTTTTACACTCGCCATGATGGTTGTCGGATTCTTAGTGACGTTTGTGTTCTTCCGTGGCGATCGCCAATTAGCGAATCTTGTCACCGCGCTCGAACAGCGCCAAAAACACATGCAGGAGTTTCTCGGGGATGCCTCGCATGAACTCCGCACACCTCTCACTGTGATCAAGGGTTATGTCGAACTACTTTCAACGAATAACGTTTCGGATCCAGCGCAGCTTGAACGCTATTACGCGCGCATGGGCACCGAAATTGACCGAATGGAATCGCTTATCCGAGATTTACTCCTGATTGCTGAATTATCGGAACATCACTTACGCATTCAGGAATCTTTCAATCTTTCCACTGCCGTGCAGCACCAAATAACTGACTTAGAACAGTTGGAATCACAACGTCCAGTCACTCACACCATCGAGGCGGATGTTTCCATTACTTGCGCACCCGATCTGATGGTGCGATTACTCGCCAACATTTTTTCAAATATTCGACATCACACCCCAATCGATGCACCTATCAATGTTTCGCTCACCACCGCTAAATCCAATGCAGTATTAGTGATTGAAGACGGCGGCCCTGGTTTACCTCATGAGGCTTACTCATCAGGAATCCAATTCTTTCAACGTTTTGATCAATCACGTTCACGTGAATCAGGGGGTTCAGGTCTGGGCATGAGCATCATGCGCGGCATCGTTGATGCATCAGGCGGAGCGATTGAACTCAAGCCAAGTGCCCTTGGTGGCCTTGCAATAATCGTGACCGTTCCGATCGCAGCGAAATAG
- a CDS encoding response regulator transcription factor: MTQATILIVDDEPGVRELLSDALGMSGYRTLSAPDGVEALNILLKQPVDLMLIDINMPKMDGFELLERHRKDGHQTPAIMLSARGDRNDITTGLKIGADDYVTKPFGLEELVLRVAAVLRRTMPAQQVDAVLQCGPITLDQSRHLVKYESETIDLTQTEFRLLEELMLRAGFVVSKEALLRAVWDIDFESNTSVVDTYISYLRKKLHKDDYEGIRTIRGAGFQLMAK; the protein is encoded by the coding sequence ATGACTCAAGCAACGATTCTCATCGTTGACGACGAGCCAGGCGTGCGCGAACTTCTCAGCGATGCCCTGGGGATGTCTGGCTATCGCACCTTGAGCGCTCCAGATGGGGTCGAAGCCCTCAATATTTTGTTGAAGCAACCCGTGGACCTCATGTTGATCGACATCAATATGCCCAAAATGGATGGCTTTGAACTTCTTGAGCGTCACCGCAAAGACGGCCACCAAACGCCAGCAATCATGTTGAGCGCACGTGGCGATCGCAATGACATCACCACCGGTCTCAAAATCGGTGCGGATGATTACGTCACCAAACCATTTGGATTGGAAGAACTTGTTTTACGGGTGGCCGCAGTATTGAGGCGCACGATGCCAGCGCAACAAGTTGATGCGGTGTTGCAGTGCGGACCGATCACTCTTGACCAAAGCCGGCACTTAGTGAAGTACGAATCAGAAACCATCGACCTCACCCAAACGGAATTCCGACTCCTTGAAGAGCTCATGCTGCGGGCTGGCTTTGTTGTCAGCAAAGAAGCACTGCTGCGAGCTGTGTGGGATATTGATTTTGAAAGTAATACCAGCGTCGTTGATACCTACATTTCCTACTTACGCAAGAAACTGCATAAAGATGACTACGAAGGTATTCGTACGATTCGTGGCGCAGGATTCCAACTCATGGCCAAGTAA
- a CDS encoding P-II family nitrogen regulator has translation MKLITAIIKPFRLDDVKEALHAVGIHGMTVSEASGHGRQRGHVEVYRGAEYQIDLVPKIRIEVIVDDAEANATMDAIVNAARTEKIGDGKVWMVNVESVIRVRTGERGPDAL, from the coding sequence GTGAAGCTGATTACGGCAATCATCAAGCCATTTCGACTTGATGATGTGAAGGAAGCCCTGCACGCAGTTGGCATCCATGGCATGACCGTTTCTGAAGCAAGCGGTCACGGGCGCCAACGCGGACACGTTGAGGTCTATCGCGGCGCTGAATACCAAATCGATCTTGTGCCAAAGATTCGCATTGAGGTCATCGTTGATGATGCTGAAGCAAATGCGACGATGGATGCAATCGTGAATGCCGCACGTACCGAAAAAATTGGTGACGGCAAAGTGTGGATGGTTAACGTCGAATCAGTGATTCGCGTGCGCACTGGCGAACGTGGACCCGACGCTCTGTAA
- a CDS encoding ammonium transporter has protein sequence MDAINGADTAWVMTCAALVLLMTPGLALFYGGMVRSKSVLNMIMMSFSAMGVITVVWVIVGFSLAFDTDSGGGFIGNFEHFGLSNALNQPVGPEGHQIPLLAFVIFQLTFAIVTTALLSGAIADRAKFSSWIVFMIAWALLVYVPIAHWAFALQGGTGGWISDRLGALDFAGGTAVEINSGASALALALVVGKRIGFKHDSMRPHNLPLVLLGAGLLWFGWLGFNAGSALSAGSLAATALINTQIATACGALTWIAVEKFRDGHPTTLGAASGAVAGAVAITPACGFVTPLGALVIGLAAGAICAWAVSQKFRFGFDDSLDVVGVHGVGGFVGMIGIGLFAAVIAKTMGFRADADDEISGLDTTIHAESAYDFAGVAGGGSIASSHHPLRDLIARSREEDQ, from the coding sequence ATGGATGCAATTAATGGTGCCGACACCGCTTGGGTGATGACTTGTGCGGCCCTCGTGCTGCTGATGACCCCAGGCCTTGCGCTTTTCTACGGCGGCATGGTCCGCTCCAAGAGCGTGCTGAACATGATCATGATGAGTTTCTCCGCCATGGGTGTCATCACTGTGGTGTGGGTCATTGTTGGTTTCTCACTTGCATTCGACACCGATTCAGGTGGCGGCTTTATCGGAAACTTCGAACACTTTGGTCTTTCCAACGCCCTCAATCAGCCAGTAGGCCCTGAGGGTCACCAGATTCCATTGCTTGCATTCGTGATATTCCAATTAACGTTCGCGATCGTCACTACTGCGTTACTTTCGGGAGCGATCGCAGATCGTGCGAAGTTCAGCTCTTGGATTGTGTTCATGATCGCTTGGGCGTTGCTGGTTTACGTACCAATCGCACACTGGGCATTCGCACTGCAAGGCGGTACAGGTGGGTGGATTAGTGATCGCCTTGGCGCACTCGACTTCGCCGGTGGCACAGCAGTTGAAATCAACTCTGGTGCATCTGCCTTGGCGCTCGCACTCGTTGTTGGAAAGCGAATTGGTTTTAAGCACGATTCGATGCGTCCACATAATTTGCCGCTCGTTCTTCTCGGTGCAGGCTTGTTGTGGTTTGGTTGGCTTGGATTCAACGCTGGTTCAGCTCTCAGCGCTGGAAGTCTTGCAGCTACCGCACTCATCAACACTCAAATTGCCACTGCGTGCGGTGCACTCACCTGGATTGCTGTTGAAAAATTCCGTGATGGTCACCCGACAACACTCGGCGCAGCATCGGGCGCAGTTGCGGGCGCAGTTGCGATCACTCCTGCATGTGGTTTCGTGACACCTCTTGGTGCGTTGGTGATTGGGCTTGCTGCTGGTGCGATCTGCGCTTGGGCAGTCAGTCAAAAATTCCGATTCGGTTTTGATGATTCACTCGATGTTGTTGGCGTACATGGTGTTGGTGGGTTCGTAGGCATGATCGGCATTGGTTTATTTGCCGCCGTCATCGCCAAGACCATGGGCTTCCGCGCTGATGCTGATGATGAAATCTCAGGCCTAGACACCACGATTCACGCCGAAAGCGCCTATGACTTTGCTGGTGTAGCCGGTGGTGGAAGTATTGCCAGCAGTCACCACCCTTTGCGTGACCTCATTGCACGCAGTCGAGAGGAAGATCAGTGA
- a CDS encoding ABC-F family ATP-binding cassette domain-containing protein, with protein MAPKNLVNIEAVSKSFGKRPLLEGVSLGVSAGERIAVVGRNGAGKSTLLKVFTGAESVDSGRVTVGSDVHVEMVSQVDSPDADATVASVVVPGRPIHEWAGDARVRDVLTGLLGGFNEELLNARVASMSGGERRRVQLAKALINDCDLLLLDEPTNHLDVDVISWLVDHLKSRPKLAIVVVTHDRWFLDALCDRTWEVVLGQVEEYDGGYSAYVLAKAERDRQASSSEARRQNLLRKELAWLRRGAPARTSKPKFRIDAANELIENEPPPRNTTELLAFAGARLGKSVFELQDASMDIAGRRLLDRVNLNFGPGDRIGLLGANGAGKTSLIRMLLGELPPAQGKLVTGVTVKPAYLSQHLEELDPKWRVLEAVEKVASRVELGKGRELSASQLCERLGFNADGQWTPVGDLSGGERRRLQLTRLLMGGPNVLVLDEPTNDFDVETLTALEDLLDSFAGTLIVISHDRYFLERVCDDNYALFGDGTVTHLTGGIDEFIERRRSMRGHTVASSRTTTSDVSEAKAQAPGLSAGERRIIEKDLARIERTLAKLEEEEATIHGKMAEAATDHERLGEMNRRLQEIGQKRDGLDAEWLVVAESLT; from the coding sequence GTGGCCCCCAAGAATCTCGTCAATATTGAAGCTGTCTCAAAGTCCTTCGGCAAGCGCCCACTCCTTGAGGGAGTTTCCCTAGGGGTGAGCGCTGGTGAGCGGATCGCTGTGGTGGGTCGTAATGGCGCCGGCAAGAGCACTTTGCTCAAGGTTTTCACAGGAGCAGAGAGCGTTGATTCTGGTCGAGTGACCGTGGGTTCTGATGTGCACGTTGAAATGGTTTCCCAGGTGGACAGCCCCGATGCTGATGCCACCGTGGCCAGCGTGGTCGTTCCCGGACGCCCCATTCATGAATGGGCCGGCGATGCCCGGGTCCGCGATGTACTCACCGGATTACTTGGAGGGTTCAACGAAGAACTCCTGAATGCTCGCGTTGCGTCGATGTCGGGAGGCGAACGTCGACGGGTGCAGTTAGCAAAAGCGCTTATTAATGACTGTGACCTGCTGTTGCTCGATGAACCAACGAACCATCTTGATGTTGATGTCATCTCATGGCTCGTTGACCATCTGAAGTCACGCCCGAAATTAGCGATCGTGGTCGTCACGCACGATCGCTGGTTCTTGGACGCATTATGTGATCGCACCTGGGAAGTAGTGCTCGGCCAAGTCGAAGAATATGACGGTGGCTATTCCGCGTATGTACTTGCGAAAGCAGAACGAGACCGCCAAGCATCGTCTTCAGAAGCGCGTCGGCAAAACTTGTTACGTAAAGAACTCGCATGGTTGCGCCGCGGAGCGCCTGCACGCACATCGAAGCCCAAGTTCCGCATTGATGCTGCAAATGAACTCATTGAAAATGAGCCACCACCACGTAACACCACAGAACTTCTTGCGTTTGCGGGTGCTCGGCTAGGCAAATCGGTATTTGAACTGCAAGACGCTTCGATGGATATCGCCGGACGCCGACTTCTTGATCGAGTCAATTTGAATTTTGGCCCTGGTGATCGTATTGGCCTGCTTGGTGCAAATGGTGCAGGTAAAACCTCGCTCATCCGCATGCTGCTTGGTGAACTTCCACCAGCGCAAGGAAAGCTCGTCACAGGTGTGACCGTGAAGCCGGCCTATCTTTCACAGCACCTTGAAGAGCTTGATCCAAAGTGGCGCGTACTTGAAGCAGTTGAAAAAGTCGCATCACGAGTTGAGTTGGGTAAAGGACGCGAGCTTTCAGCATCACAACTATGTGAACGTCTTGGCTTTAACGCCGACGGTCAGTGGACACCAGTTGGAGATCTCTCTGGTGGTGAACGTCGACGCTTGCAATTGACCCGACTTCTCATGGGTGGGCCAAATGTTCTTGTACTCGACGAACCAACGAACGACTTCGATGTTGAGACACTCACAGCACTCGAAGATCTTCTTGACAGCTTCGCTGGCACGTTGATTGTGATTTCTCACGACCGCTATTTCCTTGAGCGGGTATGCGATGACAACTATGCGCTCTTTGGCGATGGCACGGTCACGCATCTCACCGGTGGAATTGATGAATTCATTGAGCGTCGTCGGTCAATGCGTGGTCACACTGTTGCCTCGTCGCGAACGACGACGTCAGATGTGTCAGAGGCAAAGGCTCAAGCACCGGGCCTGAGTGCTGGCGAACGACGCATTATTGAAAAGGATCTGGCGCGCATTGAACGCACGTTGGCCAAGTTGGAAGAAGAAGAGGCCACCATTCACGGCAAGATGGCGGAAGCTGCCACTGATCATGAACGCTTGGGCGAAATGAATCGGCGTTTGCAGGAAATCGGTCAAAAGCGCGACGGTCTAGACGCCGAATGGCTTGTTGTAGCTGAATCCCTCACCTGA
- a CDS encoding aldo/keto reductase, which produces MTLPQRRIGDLQVSSVGIGCMPMSFPVKLENREGMIATIHRALDLGVTFFDTANIYAPSSSTMGHNELLVAEAMRSYTGSANMADVLVTTKGGITRESGGVYGQDSRPEALRAACEKSLKNLGVSQIELYQHHRPDLTIPYIDQMKALLALKNDGLIKRVGISNADDVQINIAIDILGGPADGGLVSVQNQYSPKYRANTVALHRCTELGLAYLPWSPLGGASQHAEVGSRYVDFAEVGVEVNATAQEVALAWLSQLSPVVINIPGATRPETVDSIVRSATVKLSAEQMTRLNNTVPETA; this is translated from the coding sequence ATGACTCTGCCACAGCGCCGTATTGGTGATCTTCAGGTTTCTTCCGTTGGTATCGGTTGCATGCCAATGTCATTTCCCGTCAAACTAGAAAACCGCGAAGGCATGATTGCGACGATTCATCGCGCACTTGATCTTGGCGTGACCTTCTTTGATACCGCAAATATCTACGCACCATCATCATCAACGATGGGCCACAACGAATTGCTCGTTGCTGAAGCGATGCGCAGTTACACCGGATCAGCAAACATGGCTGACGTGCTGGTGACCACGAAGGGCGGCATTACCCGTGAATCAGGTGGCGTGTACGGCCAAGATTCACGCCCAGAAGCATTGCGCGCTGCATGTGAAAAGAGTTTGAAAAATTTGGGAGTCTCACAAATTGAGCTCTACCAGCATCACCGCCCAGATCTCACAATTCCTTACATTGATCAGATGAAGGCCCTATTGGCACTCAAGAATGACGGACTCATCAAGCGAGTTGGCATTTCAAATGCCGATGATGTTCAGATCAACATTGCCATAGACATTCTTGGTGGCCCAGCTGATGGTGGCTTGGTATCAGTACAGAACCAATACTCACCTAAGTACCGCGCTAACACTGTTGCGCTTCATCGTTGCACCGAACTTGGTTTGGCTTACTTGCCATGGTCACCACTTGGTGGAGCATCACAGCACGCAGAAGTGGGATCACGTTATGTGGACTTTGCTGAAGTTGGCGTTGAAGTGAACGCGACTGCTCAGGAAGTTGCGCTTGCGTGGCTCTCACAGCTTTCGCCGGTCGTGATCAATATTCCAGGTGCGACTCGCCCTGAGACGGTTGATTCCATCGTTCGTTCGGCAACGGTGAAGTTGTCAGCAGAGCAAATGACTCGGTTGAACAACACAGTTCCTGAAACTGCGTAA
- a CDS encoding NAD(P)/FAD-dependent oxidoreductase, protein MNEARESDRKVLIIGAGFGGLRAAREMSKTDGIHVTLIDRNPYQLFAPLLYQVATGGLSEDDIAYSVRGAIPGVDFRRGDVVRIDTERKNIRLEDGAVLPFDDLVLATGSTGTTFGVPGVAEHALQMKTMGQAREIRNSLLNTYEEIENGHRPKEHLRVVVVGGGPTGVEVTGAVAELQRSMKREFPDLAEFASVTLVEAGPRLLPMFSEKSSAHAKSELEDLGARVLVDASVDRMYPTDVHLKSGEVLNAGTIVWAAGVAAHEQWATLGLADRSYRLRVDKNLELTDGVWIIGDAASLEGPDGRPLPMIAPVAMQMGIHVGKQIKAKHQGKTLTEFVYKDKGQMATIGRRRAVVEAKGIRLHGTPAWLAWLGLHVFYLTGGRNRVSVVANWMWNYLVWGVGSRPVVID, encoded by the coding sequence ATGAATGAAGCTCGTGAAAGCGATCGTAAGGTCTTAATCATCGGCGCGGGATTTGGTGGGCTCCGTGCTGCTCGTGAAATGAGCAAGACCGATGGAATTCATGTCACGTTGATTGATCGCAACCCGTATCAACTCTTTGCGCCATTGCTTTATCAGGTTGCAACAGGTGGCTTGTCGGAGGACGACATCGCATATTCAGTGCGGGGAGCTATCCCAGGTGTTGATTTCCGCCGTGGAGATGTTGTACGCATCGATACTGAGCGCAAGAACATCCGCCTTGAAGACGGCGCAGTACTGCCATTCGACGATTTGGTTCTCGCAACAGGGAGCACGGGGACAACTTTTGGTGTGCCAGGTGTTGCTGAACATGCGTTGCAAATGAAGACCATGGGGCAAGCGCGGGAGATCCGCAATAGCTTGCTCAACACTTATGAAGAGATTGAAAACGGGCATCGTCCAAAAGAGCATTTGCGCGTGGTTGTTGTTGGTGGCGGGCCAACGGGGGTTGAAGTAACAGGTGCAGTTGCTGAACTTCAGCGTTCAATGAAGCGTGAATTCCCTGACTTGGCCGAGTTCGCATCGGTAACTTTGGTTGAGGCTGGCCCGCGTTTGTTGCCGATGTTCAGTGAGAAGTCGAGTGCACATGCAAAGAGTGAACTCGAAGATCTTGGCGCAAGAGTTTTAGTAGATGCATCCGTTGACCGCATGTATCCAACTGACGTTCATTTGAAGTCAGGCGAAGTGCTGAACGCGGGAACGATTGTCTGGGCCGCTGGTGTCGCTGCTCATGAACAGTGGGCGACCCTTGGTTTAGCGGACCGTTCCTACCGACTTCGTGTTGATAAGAACTTGGAGCTGACCGACGGCGTGTGGATCATTGGTGATGCGGCGTCCTTAGAAGGTCCAGATGGTCGGCCACTTCCCATGATTGCCCCTGTTGCGATGCAAATGGGTATTCACGTTGGCAAGCAGATTAAGGCCAAGCATCAAGGCAAGACGCTGACCGAATTTGTCTACAAGGACAAAGGCCAAATGGCCACGATTGGGCGCCGTCGTGCAGTCGTTGAGGCCAAGGGCATCCGCCTACATGGCACGCCAGCGTGGTTGGCGTGGCTTGGATTGCATGTGTTCTATTTGACTGGTGGCCGTAACCGGGTAAGCGTCGTAGCCAACTGGATGTGGAATTACTTGGTCTGGGGAGTGGGCTCGCGCCCCGTTGTCATTGACTAA
- a CDS encoding metal-sensitive transcriptional regulator has protein sequence MSEVSASNAAVLVRLRRIEGQIRGLHRMVEEDTQCMDVLTQVSAVTKALQSVAILMLEGHLAECVTNAMNDDTVDMDEKLTEVTAAIARLVRS, from the coding sequence ATGTCAGAGGTTTCAGCGAGCAACGCCGCAGTTCTCGTGCGCTTGCGCCGCATTGAAGGTCAAATCCGTGGGTTGCATCGGATGGTTGAAGAAGACACGCAATGCATGGATGTACTGACTCAAGTGTCAGCCGTAACAAAGGCGCTGCAGTCAGTGGCAATCCTCATGCTTGAAGGTCACTTGGCTGAATGTGTCACCAACGCAATGAACGATGACACTGTTGACATGGACGAAAAATTGACTGAAGTCACCGCTGCAATTGCACGTTTGGTGCGTAGTTAG
- a CDS encoding transglutaminase family protein yields the protein MSTAIHTGRRLRISHHTGYQYAASVEASFNEVRMSPLNGDGQVLLSHELRIEPYAAIQSYTDYWGALVESFDVHTPHRVLEVTSVSTVDIPPMKAEALGGSWHSVHSDETQDRWVEFLTSTSYVDAPDTDVSRMSVVRDLRHTGSPAIAVHAAMEAVRNQITYTPGATNVSTTAGQAWASGVGVCQDFTHAMLSILRALRIPSRYVSGYLHCEEEAMGMTVTGESHAWVEYWDHGWHAIDPTNNRAVGAAHVVVARGRDYGDVPPLKGIYAGGKSGSLGVTVEITQIASTI from the coding sequence ATGAGCACCGCGATACATACCGGCCGTCGATTGCGCATTTCACATCACACCGGCTACCAGTACGCAGCATCTGTTGAAGCCTCATTCAATGAAGTGCGGATGAGTCCACTCAATGGCGATGGTCAGGTGCTACTGAGTCACGAACTTCGCATTGAGCCATATGCAGCTATTCAAAGCTATACAGATTATTGGGGCGCACTCGTTGAATCCTTCGATGTACATACTCCGCATCGAGTGCTTGAAGTTACCTCTGTCAGCACCGTCGATATTCCGCCGATGAAAGCTGAAGCACTCGGTGGCTCTTGGCATAGCGTGCATAGTGATGAAACCCAAGATCGCTGGGTGGAATTTCTCACAAGCACCTCATACGTTGATGCGCCCGATACAGATGTCTCACGCATGTCCGTCGTACGCGACTTGCGACATACCGGCAGCCCTGCGATCGCCGTGCACGCAGCGATGGAAGCAGTGCGCAATCAAATTACCTACACACCTGGCGCAACCAATGTCTCGACAACCGCGGGTCAAGCATGGGCAAGTGGCGTTGGTGTATGCCAAGACTTCACTCATGCGATGTTGTCGATCCTGCGCGCATTGCGCATTCCATCGCGATACGTCAGTGGTTATCTGCATTGTGAAGAAGAGGCGATGGGGATGACCGTGACTGGTGAATCACACGCCTGGGTGGAGTACTGGGATCACGGTTGGCACGCAATTGATCCAACAAATAATCGTGCGGTTGGTGCGGCGCACGTCGTGGTCGCGCGGGGGCGCGACTACGGCGATGTGCCGCCACTTAAAGGTATTTACGCCGGAGGGAAGAGCGGCAGCTTGGGTGTAACCGTGGAAATCACGCAGATTGCCAGCACAATTTAG
- a CDS encoding alpha-E domain-containing protein: MLSRIAESFFWLGRYIERAEATTRILGEHYQLIVEDQSISEPMACAVLLDALSLPHIGVEDGLLLVRSVVGESGLPATITGAVGAGRDNARAVRDSLSTDTFEALNAAHLFLSRGLTHSSSPGVGLHRILERLLVVNGVIDWTMPRDEAYYFMKLGRNIERIDMMGRLLAMRHEQLWPNSGPVAVLRAAGALSAFLRKSGPFQGADVRKFLVLDETFPRSMRMCAADAELAVRALESLGVGDGGMLLREVGMLRSSLEYTTSDDPVEINRLIADARQAAIRASNQANKAFFRQHGTIVWSH, encoded by the coding sequence ATGTTGAGTCGCATTGCAGAATCCTTCTTTTGGCTTGGGCGCTATATCGAACGCGCTGAAGCAACGACTCGTATCTTGGGTGAGCACTATCAGCTCATCGTTGAAGATCAGTCGATCTCAGAGCCAATGGCTTGCGCGGTACTCCTTGATGCACTCTCCTTGCCGCACATTGGTGTTGAAGATGGTTTGTTGTTGGTGCGAAGCGTTGTTGGCGAATCTGGATTGCCGGCAACAATCACGGGCGCAGTTGGCGCTGGGCGTGACAACGCACGCGCGGTTCGAGATTCACTTTCCACTGACACGTTCGAAGCACTGAACGCGGCTCACCTGTTTCTCTCACGCGGGCTTACCCATTCATCAAGCCCCGGTGTTGGACTTCACCGCATCTTGGAACGCTTGCTTGTGGTCAACGGTGTAATCGACTGGACCATGCCGCGCGATGAGGCGTACTACTTCATGAAACTCGGTCGCAATATCGAACGCATCGACATGATGGGCAGATTGCTCGCCATGCGACATGAGCAGTTGTGGCCAAACTCGGGACCAGTTGCAGTGCTCCGTGCAGCTGGTGCGCTCTCAGCCTTCTTGCGTAAGAGCGGACCTTTTCAAGGTGCAGATGTGCGCAAGTTCCTTGTACTAGATGAAACATTCCCACGTTCAATGCGCATGTGTGCAGCAGATGCTGAGTTGGCCGTTCGTGCCCTAGAGAGTTTGGGTGTTGGCGATGGCGGCATGTTGTTGCGTGAAGTCGGCATGCTTCGCTCCTCACTGGAATACACCACAAGTGATGATCCGGTGGAAATTAATCGTTTGATTGCCGATGCGCGCCAAGCAGCTATCCGTGCATCAAATCAAGCAAATAAGGCTTTCTTCCGCCAACACGGCACAATCGTTTGGAGCCACTAA